From the genome of Neodiprion fabricii isolate iyNeoFabr1 unplaced genomic scaffold, iyNeoFabr1.1 ptg000032l, whole genome shotgun sequence:
CAACTGGATTGGTCAAAAACGTCAAGTTACTAGGACTGTCCAGCATTAGGTTCATGTCTAATGATTGGTTCATTTACCTTATTTGCCGTGATTTTCAGACTCGTTTCTTTAAAGAGAATTAATGaccaatatattttcaattttcgttttgttctcaatttatgaatatattttttgtttacatgCAGAGAGTTTGGAAAAAGCCAGAAAAAAAGCTGAGAGTATTTCATCAAGTGATGAACAAAATATACCAGATAGAAAACggattcaaagaaaaaagaaatctatgtcacaaaaaaaaattattggaaattcAGACAGCGAACAAGAAATGTCATGCAGAAACatgcttaaaaaaattcctgatCTACCACATAATTACGTCACTAACAACAGCATGCAGttcgatattgaaaatattcctgTTATTTATGAAGAGACCGATGAACCAAAAGGTATATAAATCCAAAGTCATGCAGACAAATATTCATCTTCGTACATACAATGAACACATGATCAGGACTAGTGTAATTTGTCCCATTctacatttgtttttctaaTCCATTTCAGGTTATCCATTAACACAAACTAACATGACTTTTGACTGTCAGGCACCCACATCAAAGAAATCAGGTACACATTTTTGTATACAACAATTATTCAACACGACTGTGGTTTATGAATGACGTGACAAACACGtagaaaatgatcaaaatttgGAGTGTTCTAAATAAAATCGCcacttgtaatttataatgatCATTATATTGGTAGAAATTATTCTCATGTGCTTTTGAGCCTTTGATGATGTTCATGGGTACTCTACATTGAAATAGGCGAACCCATAATTTTGTCATTGAAAGATTTTGTTGCGTAAATCAGTTTTGAAGCTAAAAagttatatgaaaatttatgtgcTGTTATATTAAAAGTCACAAACTGAAAGTCACGagttttttgtattttgataattatatacgtaGTTTATTATAACATCTTGTATTAATTTGCTCacaatgttcaaaaaattaattcataagaaaaaaagaatctacatttttttttctcatcatctTTTCTGTGTCCTTCAATCTTTgtataacaaaaatttgaataatttattgaaatttgaaactttccgGAATTGATTATTGCCCGCGAgaatatatgtttatatgaGATGtgttttccaataaaaatttcctgaaTCAGAAGATACATAGCTAAAGTATCCAGCATCTTGGAAGCTCGAGAGCCCATGACTTTGATGCCTGAAATAGATTAGTCTCCTGGTatttatatttcgaaaattactaGTAAATGAGTATTCCAGAAATGGCTTTCTTAAATGAGCTAAGACCTGGTACACTATTGCATTTGAAAAGTGAACATACTGTTTAAACAgcaattaattaaaatcaagATTGTACAAGTTTCTGGTAATAGTATAGCCCCCCCAGTGCACTTCCAATTTTTGGCATTATCATCTATCATATTACTGCAGTTTTACTATAATTAATGTAACTTGATGAGTAATCAAAATACTTCTGAGATACGTGTAGTGATTAAGTTGACTGATGACTTTCATTCTAGACTCCATTTCAATTAGAACACTGAATTGCAGTCCAGTAAAGACGTTTTGTGCGTTTACAATGACATCATCAACCGATAAGCCTCACGAAACATTAACACAAAATggtaatttctttcattctacTTACAATTATAGTGTTCGTTATCGATTTTGTAGAAGCAATAAGTTACGTATCAAGCTCAGTTGTGAGCAAATAATCGTGCATACACAATGCACTTTATACGTCTCTCACACTTGCGTATTCTCATGTTCATATATACTCTTTATTGTCAGATTCACTTAAAACCACACGCAACGTCCCAAAAGTGTTATCGCAGCAAGTACTTACCAAAGCTCCAATTGAAACAGGTGATGTCAACTACATAATATCATGGCATGATATTTCTTGGTCTAAAACACCTTTAAAAAAATCCCTGTAGTCTGTATTAGTTTGTCaattcgaaaaagtttttggGGGTTCGAGGCATTTTGCGTTTATATAGTTAGATTGTACCTGTTGGGTACTTTTCAGgtccttttccttctctttacTTGGAACACGCCTAGAAGCCGTAGGCCTTGAATCAcacaaaaactttttcttgCCCTTTTACGAAAATACTGCCTTTGTAGCATGTATTTCATAAAACtgcataaaaatatcgatatttttatctaCAGAGCAGAGATTACTTGTAGCACCAAGTTCATCACTACCAGTATATGATGCAATAACTACCTCTTTGCCATTGTACACATCTAACAGATCAGATGCGTATACACAAGGTACCTACATTTGTGAccatctcattgtcagtataGCACCGAGACTGTAACTACAAAAGAAGAATTAATGTAGTTGTAAACTGTATGTGTATACGACTGTCAGTGCCACCAAACTTGTGATTCAGAACTAGTTTTGGAAAATTGGCATATCTGTTAACAATAACATGAGGTTGATTTCCCTGTAGTTAAATCTCGGTGCCATCATTCtgacatttctaaatttgttCTAATATTTCATTATGGTATTTTATAGATAGGTCCGAGTCTTTGGTACGAATTATTGAAGGTTTGTATTATCCTCTACGTAATGAATTAGTGGTCAGATATGACAGTCTTATTGAGTAGCAGAATAATCAATCGTATTTTCCTAcagataattttaataaattattcaaaaaagttGCTGAAATAGCAGTAGAGGTAAAATCTTTGACAGcaagtttgaataaattacaaacaaGATTTCATGATGACACCGACACCCCTGCAAGTGCTGAACTGCTCATGATCACAGATTCGTTACCATTTCCTACAATTGATAAACTGAAGGACTTTGAATACCAATTGGAAATAAATGCTACCCTAAAATCTAGTGTGGTGAGTACTTGAATAGTGTTACTCTTGTTagctcgaaaatttgatattggaATGACAGTAGAACCCTTGAGTTTATGGTAGCTCAAATCGAGAACGATTCTTTAGGAAGGTCTTAGATTAGAAGACTCAATGTTTGAGAGAAACAATGTCAAGAAGCTAACCGTTTCTATTATGtattaaatttgtacaaaCGTTATCAATGTGGTAGCAGTTATAAATCCCACTGGATTTAAGAACTCGCAGCCCATTACCCAAGAAACACAGAATAATATCAACTCATAAAGTGAAAGTCAGTACACAGCTTCAGCTGAACGAAAACGTTGTGAAGCCACAGACCGGACGTGAAATATCTGTCTGAAGTTTTGATGGATCGAACTTGATCcgcaattcaaattttcgttgaCTTAAAATACCAAAAACAAACAGCTAATTCAGATTAATTGTTAATCCCAAGTCCACGGTTTCATTCCTGCAAACAATTGTCTAAATTAAGTTCTTtgcttttcgacattttgcatCAGCGAGAATTTGAGAATAATAAGTTTGATCGACCAAAATTTCGGAAACATGGTGAAATCATTTTTGCCTCCTAATTAGGTAATTGAAACAGCTCTTATTTGATTAAATCAATTGGcttcttgaaattttcttactgtatattttgattttcaattttcagaagAAAGCAACTATTATGACAAAGTACGGCCATTTTGGATCATGCTATGTATAAAATTACGTGTTATATGTATTCGTTGCACTTTTTGCTATTGATTTTCTCCCTACATTGAAGCGTAaaacaatttgagaaatttcatgATAATTTCTTACGTCCGTTtagaggttttttttctcagaataTATGCGAAAATGAAATCCCAAAATTATATAAGTATGAAGAATGTACGAActaatttattcttcaattttcttgaattttatgtcatagaattgatttgttgaCCATTTTGAATAACCGTAGGGATcatatttcaaacgaattgGAGGTAGCGGAGCAAAAGATACTACATTGCGTATTCTTCGAAGAGTTTTCTCAAATGCAGTGGCTCAGAATTGTTCCTGGTTGGGCCTAcgtgataatttttcagtCCAAAATTTGGCTATAATAAAGATCACCAAAGGTATTAATTATCAACAATCAAGTAATAATCAATTCATATGATAAGAATCTTAAGATTGAACctcaggaaattttttttgccactcATGTACACACATACAATTGAATTTTACGGACAGCATTCTTAGTTATTAGAACTTACATCAAAGTGAAGTACTCATAATCTTGTTGTAATGTTGCTGTGCATGAAGTAGCACTGGATAGCTAGTGAGTGCCGAAAATTATCACAGAGATGAAACGATATTACAAGTGTGTCAATAGCGGCCAATTGCACATTGCACtagttttcagatttttatgtctctataaacaaatttttctttacattcaGCAAGGTTAGAGATTGTGTTacgttatttcatttcaatgcgATCTGGGAAGTAATTTCTGCACAAAAAATTCGGTAGAGAATTTAGTTCGCTAAATTACGTATATTGGGATAGTGGCAAGgggcgagaaaaaaatcgcatgATGTTGAGTCTTAATTATGTATGTAAGTACAATATATGCTAGCAATAGTTATTGCTATTGCAATTAATCTTTGCGATACCACTAAAGTCTTCTTCACTTTGTAATGCcattgcagaaaaatttcaccgcgaAGTGGATTTATCCAATGTAATTCATCTGATTCAGACTCGGAATGTTCCTTTCCCTTATAAAAATGagatctatttttatttcctagATGCAGTAATGGTGAATTATAACATGACGGACAAAGAATTTGAAGAAACTTGCAGTGAATGGTTCCGTCAAGGAAAACAAAGATTTATCAGAGAAGAGAAGGCGAAGGCCAAAGCACGAGCATAGAGGAAGCACGAGCAATCGCACAAGTTCATACTGTAAATTAACCACAGTTCAACGAATTGGAGTCAAtcttatatttaatttcaatttattcttgttttACAACTTACATCTGTACTGGCTCAAGTTAATTCATGATACTCACCTACAAACTGCAATTCATATAGATTTTTAAGTTCATTTGATAGCTTTCATACCTTCATATATCTTAATCTTAAATAGTTTGAAGCTAATTTCATACCTCGAATGTTTACGGTGCAGTAGTTTCACATCAAAACCACAATTGTATCATGTTTACCATGTACTTTGTGGTTTTGTAGTAAAACTCCATACTAACAGTATAAATATTGTCCCACTTTCCGGTGATGTGAGCAACATATTCGACATGGAGTTggatagaaaaattataaacaaactACACGGAAAAATGATATAACGGTAGTTACCTTGCGAAGCCACTATATATAGCCTATACgttcattttgaatttacgtATTTTTGAAAGGATTCCAATTCTTGTTTTATCGCGAAATATAATACCATATAATATAGCCACAAGTTACATTACAGGCACATCAGTGTTGACTTGATTCCACATAGGTTATCTATGTACCtaagtaattttttgtttagttCCGTATACGTTTCATAACGTAAAAGTCAGATACTGGTTGTAGTATTACTCTTTTTAAATGTTCATTATCATATGATATGTAAAGTACAAAATACCCTGGTGGGAATTTCTACGAATTTCTAGGGAAATTGGAACagttttcattgaaaattattgcttttttttttttgtagtttatCAACAAATTGTAGATCCCGTggttcatttgaaaaattgtagattTTTGTAGTGATTCAGAAAACCTCGTTTTTGTCAATCAAATTGGAAAgaactataattttttttataaaaacctaaactttaattttccttgaaattcggactgattaaattttcagttaCGTTCTtatggcaatttttttatttactttttcctATGGGCCGTTCGAGTCCTCAGCGCTTATTATAGATTGTGATTGATATCTACTATAGTACCTAAATATTGTTACTTATGTGATACTACGGGTGAAATTGTGAGATTCTTATGATCTCCAAGAACCATGTTAAGTAGTGTGTACTTATTTTTCGCTGTAACACgttgaattttgatattctATTACCTGTATTATATTAAGCAAAATACGTATAACGGTATTGTATACCCGTTTCCCTATTGTCACTTGTATGACACTACATCTTGATTTTCTAGATTCTAGTACCtttgttattttgttatattacTCATTTCTAGCTGGTTACTTTTATGACACATGGTATTTCGATATTCTGGGTGGTGATAAATAATCTTTTCCATATATATCCTCGTATTTATGTGCTTTTTTTAAGCAGCGTGCACGTGCGCATAAAATGAATCGCCGGATGTTACACGGAGTAACAGATACGTATTAAGTACGTTTATTCAATGGCTCTGATTTGGATGTATTACGCAGCAGTTATGAATCTGAACTGTCACTACTATATACAACTGCGCTGGatgcaaaaaataagaacataAATGATACATAACGGACTTGCAAGGGCATGAATCTCATCCATATCTGTGATATCTTTGATACGTATCTCTGTTCTGTACCTGTTACGTAGCTGCCATAATGGTTTGTGGCGGACATGATAGAGTACATGTACGGTACATGTAGAGCACATGTGATGTAGCTGTGATTTCGGAAGAAACAAGATTCAAGTATTTGTTACGTTACTGGTATATGAATGTGCTGCCtgggtataatataaatatatgtgaataaaaatatatagatatgaatatatatatatactagtgtgtgtatatatgtatatgtatatcataattcgCAATTCACtgttgaaaaaaggaaaatttggaaaaaaaaaatttctttcacattatttaaattttttgaaattatgtataattattataaaaattttgtatatttttaattattcgcttactttctattttatttaagtttcctataattttttttatttatgatcatttttgattttactacATGATTCACCTCGATTACCTCCATTCATATTCTATGatatggatgtataatatgaatatatgtaaatcgatatgtatatgtatatatatgcataaatatatatatatatatatatatatatatacatatgtatatatatatacacatatgtatattataattttagatttaattttgaaaaatgggaaattgaaagaaaaaaaaatttttcccacattattttaatttttcaaaattatgtataatcattagaaaaatcctaaatatttttaattattcgcatattttttttttatttcaattttttataattttttccattcacatttattttttattttactacattatttacctcaataaccttcaattatattttattatattaatgtataatatgaatatatataaatatatatatatatatatatatatatatatatacatatgtatattataatttccaatttaattttagaaaatgggaaattgaaaaaaaaaatttttcttacatcattttaatttttcaagattatgtataattattaaaaaaatcctgaatattttcaatcgttcgctcatttttcatttcattttatttttttttcatgattttttcattcacaattattttttatttcatcacattatttacctcaattacctttacttatattctattatattattgtatgaaataaatatatatgaataaaaatatacatatatagctaaatatatatatatatatatatacaatatatatatatatatatgtatatatatacatatgtacattataattttcaatttgattttaaaaaatggaaaattgaaagaaaaaatttttttctcacattatttcaatttttcaacattatgtataattattagaaaaatcctgaatatttttgattgttcgctttttttttttttattttatttttttataattattcccattcacaatcattctttattccattacattttttacctcaattaccttcatttatatttcattatatgaatgtataatatgaatatatggaaatatctatatatatatatatatacatatatatatatatatatatatataaattagatatagatatagattatgatatacatatgtttatatatgtatatatatatgtatatatatatatatataaacatatgtatatcataatcttcaatttaatttcaaaaaatggaaaattaagaaaaaaaaaatttttctcacattattttaatttcccaAAATTATGcttaattattagaaaaatcctgaaaatttttaattatgcgattattttttttcattcaatttttttataattttttccatttacaatcatttttcattttattacattatttacctcaattaccttcagttATATTTCATGATgataatgtatattatgaatatatataaatatatatatatacatacatatatatacatatatatatatgtatatatatgtgtatatatatatatatatatatatatatatatatatatatatatatatatatatatatgtatatatacatatatatatatatatatatatatatatatatatatatatgtatatatacatatgtatattataatttttaattcaattttgaaaaattggaaattgaaaaaaaaaatttttctcgcgttatttcaatttttcaaaattatgtttaattattggaaaaatcctgaatatttttgattatttgcttattttttctttatttcatttttttatgatcattcccattcacaatcatcttttatttcattacattatttgcctcgattaccttcatttatattccattatatgaatgtatcatatgaatatatatgaatatatatatgcatgtatatatatatgaatatatatgtatatatatgtatatacatatacagatgtatattataattttcaatttaattttaaaaaatgggaaattgagaaaaaaaaatttttctcacattatttcaatttttcaaaattatgtttaaccattagaaaaatcctaaatattttcaattattcgaatattttatctttattcaatttttttgtaattttttccatatacaatcattttttattttattacattatttacctcaattaccttcatttatatttcattataataatgtataatataaatatatatatatatacatacatatatatacatatatatatatatacacatatatatatatatacatatgtatattataattttcaattcaattttaaaaaatgggaaattgaaagaaaaaaaatttttcccccattatttcaatttttcaaaattatgcataattattagaaaaatcctgaatatattcaatcatttgcttattttttctttatttcattttttcataatcatttctattcacaatcattttttatttcattaaatcatttacctcaattaccctcATTTACATTCcaatatattcatgtatattatgaatatatatgaatatatataaatacatacatatggatatatatatgtatgtatatatatgtaaatatatttttttttatttatttatttatttatatatatatatatataaatatatatacagatatagatatatacatatgaatattataattttcaattcaattttaaaaaatgggaaaacgaaaaaaaagaaatttttcccacattatttcaattctttaaaattatgtataattattagaaaaatcctgaatattttcaattattcgcaaattttttttttatttcatttttttataattttttccattcacatttattttttattttactacattacttaccttaattacctttacttatattccattattcagtgtataatataaatgtatataaatatatatatacatatatgtggatatatatgcatgtgtatctatatatacacatatgtatattataatttccaatttgattttgaagaataggaaattgaaacgaaacaaatttttcttacattatttcaatttttcaaaattatgtataattattagaaaagtcgtgaatatttttaattattcgctttttttttccatttcattttttcataattattcccatttactatcattttttatttcattacattatttacctcaatgaccttcattcatatttcattatattaatgtatgatatgaatatatata
Proteins encoded in this window:
- the LOC124187273 gene encoding uncharacterized protein LOC124187273 isoform X3, which encodes MPLPYAVVSFSNDDSDDEQVTSEVPSCWLTPNNTKCWWPKTKNISAFMVKKVLPDTEDPKWELYDVIFENYFDLMATLINSRDSESLEKARKKAESISSSDEQNIPDRKRIQRKKKSMSQKKIIGNSDSEQEMSCRNMLKKIPDLPHNYVTNNSMQFDIENIPVIYEETDEPKDSISIRTLNCSPVKTFCAFTMTSSTDKPHETLTQNDSLKTTRNVPKVLSQQVLTKAPIETEQRLLVAPSSSLPVYDAITTSLPLYTSNRSDAYTQDRSESLVRIIEDNFNKLFKKVAEIAVEVKSLTASLNKLQTRFHDDTDTPASAELLMITDSLPFPTIDKLKDFEYQLEINATLKSSVGSYFKRIGGSGAKDTTLRILRRVFSNAVAQNCSWLGLRDNFSVQNLAIIKITKDAVMVNYNMTDKEFEETCSEWFRQGKQRFIREEKAKAKARA
- the LOC124187273 gene encoding uncharacterized protein LOC124187273 isoform X2 — encoded protein: MPLPYAVVSFSNDDSDDEQVTSEVPSCWLTPNNTKCWWPKTKNISAFMVKKVLPDTEDPKWELYDVIFENYFESLEKARKKAESISSSDEQNIPDRKRIQRKKKSMSQKKIIGNSDSEQEMSCRNMLKKIPDLPHNYVTNNSMQFDIENIPVIYEETDEPKGYPLTQTNMTFDCQAPTSKKSDSISIRTLNCSPVKTFCAFTMTSSTDKPHETLTQNDSLKTTRNVPKVLSQQVLTKAPIETEQRLLVAPSSSLPVYDAITTSLPLYTSNRSDAYTQDRSESLVRIIEDNFNKLFKKVAEIAVEVKSLTASLNKLQTRFHDDTDTPASAELLMITDSLPFPTIDKLKDFEYQLEINATLKSSVGSYFKRIGGSGAKDTTLRILRRVFSNAVAQNCSWLGLRDNFSVQNLAIIKITKDAVMVNYNMTDKEFEETCSEWFRQGKQRFIREEKAKAKARA
- the LOC124187273 gene encoding uncharacterized protein LOC124187273 isoform X5, with product MPLPYAVVSFSNDDSDDEQVTSEVPSCWLTPNNTKCWWPKTKNISAFMVKKVLPDTEDPKWELYDVIFENYFDLMATLINSRDSESLEKARKKAESISSSDEQNIPDRKRIQRKKKSMSQKKIIGNSDSEQEMSCRNMLKKIPDLPHNYVTNNSMQFDIENIPVIYEETDEPKEQRLLVAPSSSLPVYDAITTSLPLYTSNRSDAYTQDRSESLVRIIEDNFNKLFKKVAEIAVEVKSLTASLNKLQTRFHDDTDTPASAELLMITDSLPFPTIDKLKDFEYQLEINATLKSSVGSYFKRIGGSGAKDTTLRILRRVFSNAVAQNCSWLGLRDNFSVQNLAIIKITKDAVMVNYNMTDKEFEETCSEWFRQGKQRFIREEKAKAKARA
- the LOC124187273 gene encoding uncharacterized protein LOC124187273 isoform X4, which translates into the protein MPLPYAVVSFSNDDSDDEQVTSEVPSCWLTPNNTKCWWPKTKNISAFMVKKVLPDTEDPKWELYDVIFENYFDLMATLINSRDSESLEKARKKAESISSSDEQNIPDRKRIQRKKKSMSQKKIIGNSDSEQEMSCRNMLKKIPDLPHNYVTNNSMQFDIENIPVIYEETDEPKGYPLTQTNMTFDCQAPTSKKSDSISIRTLNCSPVKTFCAFTMTSSTDKPHETLTQNDSLKTTRNVPKVLSQQVLTKAPIETEQRLLVAPSSSLPVYDAITTSLPLYTSNRSDAYTQDRSESLVRIIEDNFNKLFKKVAEIAVEVKSLTASLNKLQTRFHDDTDTPASAELLMITDSLPFPTIDKLKDFEYQLEINATLKSSVGSYFKRIGGSGAKDTTLRILRRVFSNAVAQNCSWLGLRDNFSVQNLAIIKITKDLFLFPRCSNGEL
- the LOC124187273 gene encoding uncharacterized protein LOC124187273 isoform X1; its protein translation is MPLPYAVVSFSNDDSDDEQVTSEVPSCWLTPNNTKCWWPKTKNISAFMVKKVLPDTEDPKWELYDVIFENYFDLMATLINSRDSESLEKARKKAESISSSDEQNIPDRKRIQRKKKSMSQKKIIGNSDSEQEMSCRNMLKKIPDLPHNYVTNNSMQFDIENIPVIYEETDEPKGYPLTQTNMTFDCQAPTSKKSDSISIRTLNCSPVKTFCAFTMTSSTDKPHETLTQNDSLKTTRNVPKVLSQQVLTKAPIETEQRLLVAPSSSLPVYDAITTSLPLYTSNRSDAYTQDRSESLVRIIEDNFNKLFKKVAEIAVEVKSLTASLNKLQTRFHDDTDTPASAELLMITDSLPFPTIDKLKDFEYQLEINATLKSSVGSYFKRIGGSGAKDTTLRILRRVFSNAVAQNCSWLGLRDNFSVQNLAIIKITKDAVMVNYNMTDKEFEETCSEWFRQGKQRFIREEKAKAKARA
- the LOC124187273 gene encoding uncharacterized protein LOC124187273 isoform X6 yields the protein MPLPYAVVSFSNDDSDDEQVTSEVPSCWLTPNNTKCWWPKTKNISAFMVKKVLPDTEDPKWELYDVIFENYFDLMATLINSRDSESLEKARKKAESISSSDEQNIPDRKRIQRKKKSMSQKKIIGNSDSEQEMSCRNMLKKIPDLPHNYVTNNSMQFDIENIPVIYEETDEPKGYPLTQTNMTFDCQAPTSKKSDSISIRTLNCSPVKTFCAFTMTSSTDKPHETLTQNDSLKTTRNVPKVLSQQVLTKAPIETEQRLLVAPSSSLPVYDAITTSLPLYTSNRSDAYTQDRSESLVRIIEDNFNKLFKKVAEIAVEVKSLTASLNKLQTRFHDDTDTPASAELLMITDSLPFPTIDKLKDFEYQLEINATLKSSVN